In Planctomycetota bacterium, one genomic interval encodes:
- a CDS encoding sulfatase-like hydrolase/transferase has translation MRSIASLLAVGCLCLFVASVHAAESTPRSARARPNVLFILTDDQRWNCMGIARNSVMQTPNIDRLGREGVYFPNAFCTTSLCSPSRASILSGLYAHTHGVSNNFTEYPDDMPTFPRALQQAGYTTAYIGKYHMGEENDDQRPGFDYFVTHKGQGKYFDNVFRTNGGERKLVKGYYTTVVTDMALDWLHNRDKSKPFLLMLGHKAPHSFYIPEDKYKHAFDNVPIDYPHTAYHLDTNPDWYRERLDTWHGIYGPLFEWRKNFPDRSAAAVVDFENMVHAYRGTILSVDDSVGKLYKELADEGVLDNTLIIFTTDNGLLEGEHGMVDKRTMAEPSIRVPLVVRYPGLTPPDKPKVIEQQVLHVDFAPTILDLCGAPALPKTHGRSWKKLVTAGDPDWRKAWYYECDYEKQFPYTPNVRGIRTDQWKYIRYPHGDGSPDRIPPELFDLVHDPEEAVNLAQDPKYADLCKRLSNQLDKLMDQVENSRKMPIYEGIGKELPDAKIR, from the coding sequence ATGAGGTCCATCGCATCGCTGCTCGCGGTCGGGTGTCTGTGCCTGTTTGTCGCATCCGTTCATGCCGCCGAGTCGACCCCGCGCTCCGCCCGCGCCCGGCCAAACGTCCTGTTCATCCTCACCGACGATCAACGCTGGAACTGCATGGGCATCGCCCGCAATTCCGTCATGCAGACGCCCAACATCGACCGCCTCGGCCGCGAAGGCGTCTACTTCCCCAACGCCTTCTGCACCACCTCGCTCTGCTCACCAAGCCGCGCATCGATCCTGTCCGGCCTGTATGCCCACACGCATGGCGTCTCCAACAATTTCACCGAATACCCCGATGACATGCCGACGTTCCCGCGGGCGCTTCAGCAAGCCGGTTACACCACCGCGTACATCGGCAAGTATCACATGGGCGAGGAAAACGACGACCAGCGCCCCGGCTTCGACTACTTCGTGACGCACAAAGGTCAGGGCAAATACTTCGACAACGTCTTCCGAACCAACGGCGGCGAACGCAAACTCGTCAAGGGTTACTACACGACCGTCGTCACCGACATGGCCCTCGACTGGCTTCACAATCGCGACAAGTCCAAGCCGTTCCTCCTCATGCTCGGACACAAAGCGCCGCACAGCTTCTACATCCCCGAAGACAAATACAAGCACGCCTTCGACAACGTCCCCATCGACTATCCGCACACCGCGTACCACCTCGACACGAATCCCGACTGGTACCGCGAGCGGCTCGATACATGGCACGGTATCTACGGCCCGCTCTTTGAATGGCGCAAGAATTTCCCCGACCGTTCCGCCGCCGCCGTCGTTGATTTTGAGAACATGGTCCACGCCTACCGCGGCACCATCCTGAGCGTCGACGACTCCGTCGGCAAACTCTACAAGGAACTGGCCGACGAAGGCGTCCTCGACAACACGCTCATCATCTTCACCACCGACAACGGCCTCCTCGAAGGCGAGCACGGCATGGTCGACAAACGCACCATGGCCGAACCGTCGATCCGCGTCCCCCTCGTCGTCCGCTATCCCGGCCTGACTCCGCCCGACAAACCCAAGGTGATCGAACAGCAGGTGCTCCACGTCGACTTTGCTCCGACGATTCTCGATCTCTGCGGCGCCCCCGCGCTTCCCAAAACGCACGGCCGCAGTTGGAAGAAACTCGTCACCGCCGGCGACCCCGATTGGCGCAAGGCATGGTACTACGAGTGCGACTACGAGAAGCAGTTCCCCTACACGCCCAACGTCCGCGGCATTCGCACCGACCAATGGAAATACATCCGCTACCCCCACGGCGACGGCTCCCCCGACCGCATCCCCCCGGAGCTTTTCGATCTCGTCCATGACCCGGAGGAAGCCGTCAATCTCGCCCAGGACCCCAAGTACGCCGATCTGTGCAAGCGACTTTCCAACCAGCTCGACAAGCTGATGGATCAGGTGGAAAACTCCCGCAAGATGCCCATCTACGAAGGCATCGGCAAGGAACTCCCCGACGCGAAAATCCGCTGA
- a CDS encoding sigma-70 family RNA polymerase sigma factor — MSPMDRQSTEQLAVQWTQAQRLVGAFIATMLGDFDAVDEVLSRVAVAVVRKYEQYDPARPFAAWAIGIARIEVMQYRRLTATDRHIFDDALIDRITQRYQQQAARIDPHRQALSECLKRIDGRARQALELRYVSNFKPAAIARELSMNGGALRMLLTRTRQALRECIERRLARSEAE, encoded by the coding sequence ATGTCACCCATGGACCGTCAATCGACCGAACAACTCGCCGTGCAGTGGACGCAGGCCCAGCGGCTTGTCGGGGCGTTCATCGCCACGATGCTCGGGGACTTCGACGCCGTCGATGAGGTGCTCAGCCGGGTCGCCGTCGCCGTCGTCCGCAAGTATGAACAGTACGATCCGGCCCGTCCGTTCGCCGCATGGGCGATCGGCATCGCACGAATCGAGGTGATGCAGTACCGCCGGCTCACCGCCACCGATAGGCACATCTTCGACGACGCCCTCATCGACCGCATCACGCAACGCTACCAGCAGCAGGCCGCCCGGATTGATCCGCACCGGCAGGCCCTGTCCGAATGTCTCAAACGCATCGATGGCCGCGCCCGCCAGGCGCTGGAGCTGCGCTACGTGAGCAACTTCAAGCCCGCCGCCATCGCCCGCGAACTGTCCATGAACGGCGGGGCCCTCCGCATGCTCCTGACCCGCACGCGCCAAGCCCTCCGCGAATGCATCGAACGTCGCCTCGCCCGCTCGGAGGCCGAATGA
- a CDS encoding prepilin-type N-terminal cleavage/methylation domain-containing protein has protein sequence MRRHAFTLIELLVVVTIITLLIAILLPSLSRAQKLAQSTTCQANLHQWGLIVFDYATDNSGAFPLYTTYITPYQNLRAYWQNEQIKLCPSAASPYKMPPLGGTEIGGAEYAYVEARIDTNGDGVRDYEIGSYTWNGMCNVRGAWSSLGNPSPYIPVNNYISRVSQADARVPLIGDGAWDGAFPGNIYWPHDNPDPQEWCPTATQIYSWGIPRYAIRRHIDDTVNLALADGHTENSKLPDLWVNYRWYATCQTGQPAPTIPWLNP, from the coding sequence ATGCGACGTCACGCCTTCACGCTCATCGAACTTTTAGTGGTCGTCACGATCATTACGCTGCTGATCGCGATTCTGCTGCCTTCGCTGAGTCGGGCGCAGAAGCTGGCCCAATCGACGACCTGCCAGGCGAACCTGCACCAGTGGGGGCTGATTGTTTTTGACTACGCCACCGACAACTCCGGCGCGTTTCCGCTGTACACCACCTACATCACGCCCTATCAGAATCTCAGAGCATACTGGCAGAACGAGCAGATCAAATTATGTCCCTCGGCCGCCTCGCCGTACAAAATGCCTCCGCTGGGCGGCACCGAAATCGGCGGCGCTGAGTACGCCTATGTCGAGGCTCGCATCGACACCAACGGCGACGGTGTGCGTGATTACGAGATCGGCAGCTACACGTGGAACGGCATGTGCAACGTCCGCGGCGCCTGGTCCTCGCTGGGCAACCCGAGCCCCTACATCCCTGTGAACAACTACATCTCCAGGGTGTCGCAGGCCGACGCTCGCGTTCCGCTGATCGGCGACGGCGCGTGGGATGGCGCCTTCCCCGGCAACATCTACTGGCCCCACGATAATCCCGATCCCCAGGAGTGGTGCCCGACCGCAACGCAGATCTACAGTTGGGGCATTCCGCGCTACGCCATTCGACGCCACATCGACGACACGGTCAACCTCGCTTTGGCCGACGGCCACACCGAAAACTCTAAACTGCCCGATCTGTGGGTCAACTACCGCTGGTACGCCACGTGCCAGACCGGCCAGCCGGCACCGACGATCCCCTGGTTGAACCCGTAA
- a CDS encoding 4-hydroxybenzoate octaprenyltransferase, which translates to MCPCTRRTQYRKGPTSICMTTLPKRGHLPGGRRVTRTTRRPHRFLYRPGQIANTPRRAISVAHPSDFFSPPLRIRYGPMPSTPVYAVLALARDIKVSHSVFALPFALLATFLAAGGMPGGTDLALIVVCMFFARTFAMLANRYLDRAIDRHNPRTAGRALPAGRLRPAQVMAAMAFCAIALIAAAAMFGVIDQNWWPLIFAPLVLAWLGAYGLMKRYTLLCHFFLGAALALSPLAAALAIRPAYLTEPTLWYLAGFVLLWVGGFDIIYAMQDIDHDTRDGLHSIPAKLGPTAALALAKLAHLLAVVLLILMQRSSLPLGRLFFIGIVIVALALIFEHLAASRGRFTMAFFTLNGFISLTLGALGVIDVFM; encoded by the coding sequence ATGTGCCCGTGCACGAGGCGAACGCAATACCGGAAGGGCCCGACGTCGATCTGCATGACAACACTCCCGAAGCGCGGCCATCTTCCCGGAGGGCGGCGCGTCACACGGACGACCCGGCGTCCACATCGCTTCTTATATCGGCCCGGACAAATTGCGAACACTCCCCGCCGTGCCATTAGTGTGGCACACCCGTCTGACTTTTTTTCGCCGCCGCTCCGCATACGATACGGACCCATGCCATCTACGCCCGTATACGCCGTTCTCGCCCTGGCCCGCGACATCAAGGTGTCCCACTCCGTCTTCGCATTGCCCTTCGCCTTGCTGGCGACGTTCCTCGCCGCCGGCGGGATGCCCGGCGGGACCGACCTCGCGCTGATCGTCGTGTGCATGTTCTTCGCACGCACCTTCGCCATGCTCGCCAATCGCTACCTCGATCGCGCCATCGATCGCCACAATCCGCGCACCGCCGGCCGGGCCCTGCCCGCCGGTCGACTCAGGCCCGCGCAGGTCATGGCCGCAATGGCCTTCTGCGCCATCGCGCTGATCGCCGCGGCGGCGATGTTCGGCGTGATCGATCAAAACTGGTGGCCACTGATCTTCGCCCCGCTGGTCCTCGCCTGGCTCGGGGCCTACGGCCTGATGAAGCGCTACACCCTCCTGTGCCATTTCTTCCTCGGCGCCGCTCTGGCGTTAAGCCCACTCGCCGCCGCCCTGGCGATTCGACCCGCCTACCTCACCGAACCGACCCTCTGGTATCTCGCCGGCTTCGTCCTGCTCTGGGTCGGCGGATTCGACATCATCTACGCCATGCAGGACATCGACCACGACACACGCGACGGCCTGCACTCCATCCCCGCCAAACTCGGCCCGACCGCCGCACTCGCACTCGCCAAACTCGCCCACCTCCTCGCCGTCGTCCTGCTCATCCTCATGCAGCGCTCCTCCCTCCCGCTTGGACGGCTGTTTTTCATCGGCATCGTCATCGTCGCCCTCGCGCTCATCTTCGAACACCTAGCGGCCTCGCGCGGCCGCTTCACCATGGCGTTCTTCACGCTCAACGGCTTCATCTCCCTGACCCTCGGCGCCCTGGGCGTCATCGATGTCTTCATGTGA
- the rnhA gene encoding ribonuclease HI: MVEATDVMLYTDGACLGNPGPGGWAYIHKFPASGREVEVSGGEAATTNNRMELTAVIEGLASLDARCHVTLVGDSEYVLKGISEWLPGWKKRGWRKADKKPVLNADLWQRVDELLQTHQVKVQWTRGHAGHPENERCDELASAEALRHKR, from the coding sequence ATGGTCGAAGCGACGGATGTGATGTTGTATACGGACGGCGCGTGTCTTGGGAATCCCGGGCCCGGCGGGTGGGCGTATATTCACAAGTTCCCGGCGAGCGGGCGCGAGGTCGAAGTGAGCGGCGGCGAAGCGGCGACGACGAACAATCGGATGGAGTTGACCGCCGTCATCGAAGGATTGGCGTCGCTGGATGCGCGGTGTCATGTCACGCTCGTGGGCGACAGCGAATATGTGCTCAAGGGCATCAGCGAATGGTTGCCCGGCTGGAAGAAGCGCGGATGGCGCAAGGCGGACAAGAAACCGGTGCTCAATGCGGATCTGTGGCAGCGGGTCGACGAACTATTACAGACGCATCAGGTCAAAGTGCAATGGACGCGCGGCCACGCCGGTCATCCGGAAAATGAACGCTGCGACGAACTGGCGTCCGCCGAGGCGCTTCGTCACAAGCGATAA
- the mqnE gene encoding aminofutalosine synthase MqnE, which yields MDPNLADIARKIDARQRLSAADGRALFDSQDVWTIGRLADKVRRRMHGDVAYYNVNRHFNYSNVCALSCKFCDFYRKKGEAGAYEFTLDDVRQKAAAAKEAGATEIHIVGGLHPWLPFGYYTDMMRAVHDVYPQLHIKAFTAVEIVHLARISKRGRDIEGVLRDLKDAGLGSLPGGGAEVFDDRVHDEVFKGKIRSEQWMAVHEAAHRLGLMSNATILYGHIESIDDRLHHLMVLRESQDRSIERGDPARFQTVIPLPFIPGESELKHLPGPTGLDDLKMLAICRLMLDNFDHVKAFWIMQTLELAQLALQFGVDDVDGTVVWYDITKVKRDGSTHQEMTVPKLRNAIREAGFTPVERDTLYRRIERDGPTWRLAAKPQLAHA from the coding sequence ATGGACCCGAATCTCGCCGACATCGCACGCAAGATCGACGCCCGCCAGCGCCTTTCCGCCGCCGACGGACGCGCCCTCTTCGACTCGCAGGACGTCTGGACCATCGGCCGCCTCGCCGACAAGGTCCGCCGCCGCATGCACGGCGACGTGGCGTATTACAACGTGAATCGCCACTTCAATTACTCCAACGTCTGCGCCCTGTCGTGCAAATTCTGCGACTTTTACCGCAAGAAGGGCGAGGCGGGCGCGTACGAGTTCACGCTCGACGACGTCCGCCAAAAAGCCGCTGCGGCGAAGGAAGCCGGGGCGACGGAGATCCACATCGTCGGCGGGCTTCACCCCTGGCTCCCCTTTGGCTACTACACCGACATGATGCGTGCGGTGCATGACGTGTATCCGCAACTGCACATCAAGGCGTTCACCGCCGTCGAAATCGTCCACCTCGCCCGCATCTCCAAACGCGGCCGGGACATCGAAGGCGTCCTGCGCGACCTGAAAGACGCCGGCCTCGGTTCGCTTCCGGGAGGCGGGGCGGAAGTCTTCGACGATCGCGTGCATGATGAGGTCTTCAAGGGCAAGATTCGCTCCGAGCAGTGGATGGCGGTGCACGAAGCGGCCCATCGACTCGGGCTTATGTCCAACGCCACCATCCTGTACGGCCACATCGAATCGATCGACGATCGCCTGCACCACCTGATGGTCCTCCGCGAATCGCAGGACCGCTCCATCGAGCGCGGCGACCCCGCACGCTTCCAGACCGTCATCCCCCTCCCGTTCATCCCCGGCGAGAGCGAGCTCAAACACCTGCCCGGCCCGACCGGCCTCGATGACCTGAAAATGCTCGCCATCTGCCGCCTCATGCTCGACAATTTCGACCACGTCAAGGCCTTTTGGATCATGCAGACCCTCGAGCTCGCCCAGCTCGCCCTCCAGTTCGGCGTCGACGACGTCGACGGAACCGTCGTCTGGTACGACATCACCAAGGTCAAGCGCGACGGGTCCACCCATCAGGAAATGACCGTCCCCAAACTCCGCAACGCCATCCGCGAAGCCGGGTTCACCCCCGTCGAGCGCGACACCTTGTACCGCCGCATCGAACGCGACGGCCCGACCTGGCGCCTCGCCGCAAAACCCCAACTCGCCCACGCCTGA
- a CDS encoding DDE-type integrase/transposase/recombinase, whose translation MAVITGRAGARFGRAGAPFWRPGAHPARSPINERTVHALRRLFPEAEFGTRTIARHLIRAGIRISRRTVQRVCREKPPVHPRSPRLRRPSITPPTGVEPDHLLAPATVNRVWHLDLAEYRFLWLHFTIVVLLDGCSRKLLHLTAFAAPPTSDKMIAVIENAVGEYGRPDFLITDHGCQFRRMFRAAMKAANIRHVRGKVRCPSFNGKAERLIRTLRLWLRGVLLPMTVTGVQRRLDHFQGWYNAQRPHAALDGRTPDEMWHDRAMAAPTAYRARDGCSPGMTVRRVSFAGDPRLPVVRIKVERRRAA comes from the coding sequence ATGGCGGTCATCACCGGACGCGCCGGTGCGCGGTTCGGACGTGCCGGTGCGCCGTTTTGGCGTCCCGGTGCGCACCCGGCGCGGTCGCCGATCAACGAGCGGACCGTACACGCCCTGCGGCGTCTGTTTCCCGAAGCCGAATTCGGGACACGCACCATCGCTCGCCATCTGATCCGCGCCGGCATCCGGATCAGCCGGCGCACGGTGCAACGCGTTTGCCGGGAAAAGCCGCCCGTTCATCCTCGGAGCCCCCGCTTGCGGCGTCCGTCGATCACGCCGCCCACCGGGGTCGAGCCGGATCATCTGTTGGCCCCGGCAACGGTCAATCGCGTCTGGCATCTTGACCTTGCCGAATATCGATTCCTCTGGCTGCACTTCACCATCGTCGTCCTACTCGACGGCTGCTCACGGAAACTGCTGCATCTGACCGCGTTCGCAGCCCCGCCTACAAGCGACAAGATGATCGCCGTGATCGAAAACGCCGTCGGCGAATACGGGCGCCCCGACTTTCTCATCACCGATCACGGTTGCCAGTTCCGTCGAATGTTCCGCGCCGCGATGAAAGCTGCGAATATTCGGCATGTGCGAGGCAAAGTGCGATGTCCGAGTTTCAACGGCAAAGCCGAGCGACTCATTCGGACGCTCCGCCTTTGGCTTCGCGGCGTGTTGCTGCCGATGACAGTGACCGGTGTCCAGAGACGCTTGGATCACTTCCAAGGATGGTACAACGCGCAGCGTCCCCACGCAGCGCTTGATGGGCGAACCCCGGATGAAATGTGGCACGATCGAGCAATGGCCGCACCGACCGCATATCGGGCGCGCGACGGGTGTTCACCTGGGATGACAGTGCGGCGTGTTTCGTTCGCAGGTGATCCACGATTGCCCGTGGTTCGCATCA